A section of the Brevundimonas sp. AJA228-03 genome encodes:
- a CDS encoding DUF4168 domain-containing protein translates to MRLSLIAAVSALALTAIAPSALAAPMAVAQAAVYSDAQLQAFSTAMTAVRAAAPTDGSAPNAEQQAAMAAAVSSSGMDITAFNALATAVSTDEVLQARLAVLATPESPAGSVAASVSDAEVARFGAAMVEVRAAAPTDGSAPTPEQQAAMASAVSASGLALDRFNAIAQAVSSDERLRARLELAAVQAD, encoded by the coding sequence ATGCGTCTGTCCCTGATCGCCGCCGTTTCCGCCCTCGCCCTGACGGCGATTGCGCCTAGCGCGCTTGCCGCGCCGATGGCCGTGGCCCAGGCCGCCGTATACTCCGACGCGCAGCTTCAGGCCTTCAGCACCGCCATGACCGCCGTCCGCGCCGCCGCACCGACCGACGGCAGCGCCCCCAATGCCGAACAGCAGGCCGCCATGGCCGCGGCCGTGTCGTCGTCCGGCATGGACATCACCGCCTTCAACGCCCTGGCCACCGCCGTGTCGACCGACGAGGTGCTGCAGGCGCGTCTGGCCGTCCTGGCCACCCCTGAATCGCCTGCCGGCTCCGTCGCAGCCTCCGTGTCGGACGCCGAGGTGGCGCGGTTCGGTGCCGCCATGGTCGAGGTTCGCGCGGCTGCCCCGACCGACGGCTCCGCTCCCACGCCCGAGCAGCAGGCGGCGATGGCCTCGGCGGTTTCGGCCTCGGGTCTGGCCCTGGATCGCTTCAACGCCATCGCCCAGGCGGTCTCGTCCGACGAGCGTCTGCGGGCTCGCCTGGAGCTGGCGGCCGTTCAGGCCGACTGA
- a CDS encoding iron-sulfur cluster assembly scaffold protein: protein MIDDLYSARILTLAANLPHAGRLAAPEGTGERVARLCGSRATVDVVLDADGRVAEFAQDVKACALGQAAAGVVGEVVLGATTDDLQSARDAMLSMLKSGGEGPEGRFGGLRVLKEVADYPARHASTMVALEATLEAVNQALVARAGLAGAA, encoded by the coding sequence ATGATCGACGATCTCTACAGCGCGCGCATCCTGACGCTGGCGGCGAACCTGCCGCACGCCGGAAGGCTTGCCGCGCCTGAAGGCACAGGCGAGCGGGTGGCCAGGCTTTGCGGGTCGAGGGCGACGGTCGATGTCGTTCTCGACGCCGACGGCCGGGTCGCAGAGTTCGCCCAGGACGTGAAGGCCTGCGCCCTGGGCCAGGCGGCGGCGGGCGTGGTCGGTGAGGTCGTCCTGGGGGCCACGACCGACGACCTGCAATCTGCCCGGGACGCCATGCTGTCCATGCTGAAATCCGGCGGCGAGGGGCCCGAAGGCCGGTTCGGCGGGCTGCGCGTCCTCAAAGAGGTGGCCGACTATCCCGCCCGCCACGCCTCCACGATGGTCGCGCTCGAGGCGACGCTCGAAGCGGTGAACCAGGCGCTCGTGGCCCGCGCCGGGCTGGCAGGCGCGGCCTGA
- the yidD gene encoding membrane protein insertion efficiency factor YidD, with protein MTQTTLYERGVRAAHRGYKLTLSPFFGQSCRFLPTCSDYGRDALIRHGLRKGGWLTLRRLCKCHPFGGSGYDPVPPRETEDR; from the coding sequence ATGACGCAGACAACCCTCTACGAACGCGGCGTGCGCGCGGCCCATCGCGGCTACAAGCTGACGCTCAGCCCCTTCTTTGGCCAGTCGTGCCGGTTCCTGCCCACCTGTTCGGACTATGGCCGGGACGCCCTGATCCGGCACGGTCTGCGCAAGGGGGGGTGGCTGACCCTGCGTCGGCTCTGTAAATGCCACCCCTTCGGCGGTTCGGGATATGACCCGGTTCCGCCCCGTGAGACTGAAGACCGATGA
- the thrS gene encoding threonine--tRNA ligase, protein MIQLTFPDGATREYPAGSTARDVAHAISPSLAKKAVLAELNGEQRDLNRVLETGGSFRLIMRDDPDALYTIRHDTAHVLAEAVQTLFPGTQVTIGPAIEDGFYYDFHRETPFSTDDFAAIEKEMSKIVDRDAKFEREVWDRNEAITFFEARGERFKAELIRDLPGDQTITLYRQGDWIDLCRGPHFPSTRSVGKAFKLTKLAGAYWRGDSNREQLQRIYGTAWATKEDLDAYLLRIEEAEKRDHRKLGRQMELFHMQEEGRGMVFWHPKGWVLWQVIEAYMRRRLDAAGYVEVKTPQVLDRKFWEASGHWEKYRPNMFVCETVEGETLSLKPMNCPGHVQIFGIGQRSYRELPLRMAEFGACHRYEPSGALHGLMRVRGFTQDDAHIFCREDQIVEETRRFIELTRIVHADLGMQTAYINLATRPEVRAGSDEFWDKAEGMLGEAARLAGVDPVIAEGDGAFYAPKLDFVVKDAIGREWTCGTLQLDYVLPERLNAEYVGEDGQKHRPVMLHRAILGSFERFIGIMIENYAGAFPLWLAPVQAVVATITSDADDYAHEVAAKFKAAGLRVETDLRNEKVGYKVREHSVGKVPVIAVVGRNEAEKGEVAIRRLGSQAQTVVTIEEAIRLLTGEATPPDLR, encoded by the coding sequence ATGATCCAGCTGACCTTTCCCGACGGCGCGACGCGTGAGTATCCGGCCGGATCGACCGCGCGCGACGTGGCCCATGCCATCTCGCCTTCGCTGGCCAAGAAGGCCGTCCTGGCCGAGCTGAACGGCGAGCAGCGCGACCTGAACCGGGTTCTGGAGACGGGCGGATCGTTCCGCCTGATCATGCGCGACGACCCCGACGCGCTCTACACCATCCGCCACGACACGGCCCACGTGCTGGCCGAGGCGGTGCAGACGCTGTTCCCCGGCACCCAGGTCACGATCGGCCCGGCGATCGAGGACGGATTCTATTACGATTTCCACCGCGAGACGCCCTTCTCGACCGACGACTTCGCCGCCATCGAAAAGGAGATGTCGAAGATCGTCGACCGCGACGCGAAGTTCGAGCGCGAGGTCTGGGACCGCAACGAGGCGATCACCTTCTTCGAGGCCCGGGGCGAAAGGTTCAAGGCCGAGCTGATCCGCGACCTGCCGGGCGACCAGACCATCACCCTGTACAGGCAGGGCGACTGGATCGACCTGTGCCGGGGCCCGCACTTCCCCTCGACCCGGTCGGTGGGCAAGGCCTTCAAGCTGACCAAGCTGGCCGGGGCCTACTGGCGGGGCGACTCGAACCGCGAGCAGCTGCAGCGCATCTATGGCACCGCCTGGGCCACCAAGGAGGACCTCGACGCCTATCTGCTGCGCATCGAGGAGGCGGAAAAGCGGGATCACAGGAAGCTCGGCCGGCAGATGGAGCTCTTCCACATGCAGGAAGAGGGCCGGGGCATGGTCTTCTGGCACCCCAAGGGCTGGGTGCTGTGGCAGGTCATCGAGGCCTATATGCGCCGCCGTCTGGATGCCGCCGGCTATGTCGAGGTCAAGACGCCCCAGGTGCTGGACCGCAAATTCTGGGAGGCCTCGGGCCACTGGGAAAAATACCGGCCCAATATGTTCGTCTGCGAGACGGTGGAGGGCGAGACCCTCAGCCTGAAGCCGATGAACTGTCCGGGCCACGTCCAGATCTTCGGCATCGGCCAGCGGTCCTACCGCGAACTGCCGCTGCGGATGGCCGAGTTCGGGGCCTGTCACCGCTATGAGCCGTCGGGGGCCCTGCACGGCCTGATGCGGGTGCGCGGCTTCACCCAGGACGACGCCCACATCTTCTGCCGCGAGGACCAGATCGTCGAGGAAACGCGCCGGTTCATCGAGCTGACCCGGATCGTCCACGCCGACCTCGGCATGCAGACCGCCTACATCAACCTGGCCACCCGCCCCGAAGTCCGCGCCGGGTCCGATGAATTCTGGGACAAGGCCGAGGGCATGCTGGGCGAGGCCGCGCGCCTGGCCGGGGTCGATCCCGTGATCGCCGAGGGCGACGGGGCCTTCTATGCGCCCAAGCTGGATTTCGTGGTCAAGGACGCCATCGGCCGCGAATGGACCTGCGGCACCCTGCAGCTCGACTATGTCCTGCCCGAACGGCTGAACGCGGAATACGTCGGCGAGGACGGTCAGAAGCATCGACCCGTGATGCTGCACCGGGCAATTCTGGGCAGTTTCGAGCGCTTCATCGGCATCATGATCGAGAACTACGCCGGGGCCTTCCCGCTGTGGCTCGCGCCGGTGCAGGCGGTGGTGGCGACCATCACCTCGGACGCCGACGACTATGCCCATGAGGTCGCTGCGAAGTTCAAGGCGGCGGGCCTTCGCGTCGAGACCGATCTGCGCAACGAGAAGGTCGGCTACAAGGTGCGCGAACATTCCGTCGGCAAGGTGCCGGTCATCGCCGTCGTGGGCCGGAACGAGGCCGAGAAGGGCGAGGTCGCCATCCGCCGACTGGGGTCGCAGGCGCAGACGGTGGTCACCATCGAGGAAGCGATCCGCCTGCTGACCGGGGAAGCGACGCCGCCCGATCTTCGATGA
- a CDS encoding type II toxin-antitoxin system RelE/ParE family toxin, with protein MKLSVRFTPEAAAWLSGLRDRIARKKVLARIASIEEDGHLGDWKSVGDTVAELRIHSGPGYRIYFTRRGDTLIIILLGGDKSDQARDIIMAKALAARLDI; from the coding sequence ATGAAACTCTCCGTCAGGTTTACGCCGGAAGCGGCAGCCTGGCTGAGCGGGTTGCGCGATCGTATTGCCCGCAAGAAGGTCCTGGCGCGGATTGCCTCAATCGAAGAGGACGGTCACCTCGGGGACTGGAAGAGCGTCGGCGACACGGTTGCGGAACTTCGGATTCACTCTGGACCCGGTTATCGGATATACTTCACCCGTCGCGGCGACACGCTGATCATCATCCTTCTGGGTGGCGACAAGAGTGATCAGGCCCGTGACATTATCATGGCGAAGGCCTTGGCTGCACGACTGGATATCTGA
- a CDS encoding acetyl-CoA C-acetyltransferase, whose translation MTEAYIYDAVRTPRGKGKKDGSLHEITGLSLATQVLEALRDRNGLDTSKVDDVILGCVSPVGEQGADIARTAVLSAGWAQTVAGVQINRFCASGLEAVNMAAAKVKSGEADFAVGGGVEAMSRVPMGSDGGAWPVDPSSAFPTYFVPQGVSADMIASKYGFSRDDVDAYSMESHKRAAAAWAAGNFSKSVVPVKNQLGLVQLDRDETIRPNTDMQSLGGLNPSFAMMGEMAFDAVINQRYPEVERVNHVHTPGNSSGIVDGSAGVLIGSLEAGKALGLKPRARIKGAASIGSEPSIMLTGPEFVTKKLLGKLGMTVADIDVWELNEAFAAVVLRYMQALDIPHDKMNVNGGGISMGHPLGATGAMITGIALDELERSGKETALITLCIGGGMGTATVIERV comes from the coding sequence ATGACCGAGGCCTATATCTACGACGCCGTGCGGACCCCGCGCGGCAAGGGCAAGAAGGACGGGTCTCTGCACGAGATCACCGGCCTGAGCCTGGCGACCCAGGTGCTGGAAGCCCTGCGTGATCGCAACGGCCTGGACACGTCGAAGGTCGACGACGTCATCCTGGGCTGCGTCTCGCCGGTGGGCGAACAGGGCGCGGACATCGCCCGCACGGCGGTCCTGTCGGCGGGCTGGGCCCAGACGGTGGCCGGCGTCCAGATCAACCGTTTCTGCGCCTCGGGCCTCGAAGCCGTGAACATGGCCGCCGCCAAGGTGAAGTCCGGCGAGGCCGACTTCGCCGTCGGCGGCGGCGTCGAGGCCATGAGCCGGGTGCCGATGGGCTCGGACGGCGGGGCCTGGCCGGTCGATCCGTCCAGCGCCTTCCCGACCTATTTCGTGCCCCAGGGCGTCTCCGCCGACATGATCGCCTCGAAATACGGCTTCAGCCGCGACGACGTCGACGCCTATTCGATGGAAAGCCACAAGCGCGCCGCCGCCGCCTGGGCCGCCGGAAACTTCTCGAAGTCGGTCGTGCCGGTGAAGAACCAGCTGGGTCTGGTCCAGCTGGACCGCGACGAGACCATCCGCCCGAACACCGACATGCAGTCGCTGGGCGGGCTGAACCCCTCCTTCGCCATGATGGGCGAGATGGCCTTCGACGCCGTCATCAACCAGCGCTATCCCGAGGTCGAGCGCGTCAACCATGTCCACACGCCGGGCAACTCCTCCGGCATCGTCGACGGTTCGGCCGGCGTGCTGATCGGCAGCCTGGAAGCCGGCAAGGCCCTGGGCCTGAAGCCGCGCGCCCGCATCAAGGGCGCCGCCTCGATCGGATCGGAGCCCTCGATCATGCTGACCGGTCCGGAGTTCGTGACGAAGAAACTGCTCGGCAAGCTGGGCATGACCGTCGCCGACATCGACGTGTGGGAGCTGAACGAGGCCTTCGCCGCCGTCGTCCTGCGCTATATGCAGGCACTGGATATCCCGCACGACAAGATGAACGTGAACGGCGGCGGCATCTCCATGGGCCACCCCCTGGGCGCGACCGGGGCCATGATCACGGGCATCGCCCTCGATGAGCTGGAACGCTCCGGCAAGGAAACCGCCCTGATCACCCTGTGCATCGGCGGCGGCATGGGCACCGCCACGGTGATCGAGCGCGTTTGA
- a CDS encoding 3-hydroxyacyl-CoA dehydrogenase NAD-binding domain-containing protein, giving the protein MENFKIDVDADGIALITFDVPGRSMNTLTGKVMDELPTLVERIRTDDAIKGAVITSGKASGFCAGADLGDMASGMLSGSGDLQAAFDAGWKMNGSLRALEICGKPVAAAINGLALGGGLEVTLACHYRVVGDSPKIQLGLPEIKVGLFPGGGATQRLTRLIGVQAAMTAMSSGSSWRPNDARGAGVVHEVVPAGTEVEAAKAWIRGGGKAVQPWDDKSFKQPGGGPYHPAGIQNFLVGNAMLRKQSYGNYPAVVNLMKAVYEGIQVPMDAALRIETRYFIKTLMTPQAQGMIRSLFLSKQELDKGAVRPAGIPASDPKKVTVIGAGMMGAGIAYVQALAGIQTILIDRDQESADKGKAHVEELLKKRLSKGQITQEKFDALLASVVATTDYDQIKGSDLVIEAVFENREIKADVTKRAEAQLAPGAVFGSNTSTLPITGLAEASVRPEDFIGIHFFSPVDKMMLVEIILGEKTGPAAIAKALDYIIKIKKTPIVVNDGRGFYTSRCFGTYVAEGLAMLEEGYAPALIDNLGRMTGMPRGPLEMHDDVALDLSVKIAKQTALDLGDAYVPIEGHEIVRKMVEDLGRYGRKNGKGFYDYDTKPKTLWSGLSDLATVTINDSTPELIEDQKRRLLYRQAVEVAKCWEEGVIDDPREADVGAILAWGFAPWTGGPITMIDQIGLKAFVAQADEYADRYGDRFHVPQLLRDMAARGETFYGNFTGVKAAA; this is encoded by the coding sequence ATGGAAAACTTCAAGATCGACGTCGACGCCGACGGCATCGCCCTGATCACCTTCGACGTCCCGGGACGGTCGATGAACACCCTGACCGGCAAGGTCATGGATGAGCTGCCGACCCTGGTCGAGCGCATCAGGACCGACGACGCCATCAAGGGCGCGGTCATCACCTCGGGCAAGGCGTCCGGCTTCTGCGCCGGGGCGGACCTGGGCGACATGGCGTCGGGCATGCTGTCCGGCTCGGGCGACCTTCAGGCCGCCTTCGATGCGGGCTGGAAGATGAACGGCTCGCTGCGGGCGCTGGAGATCTGCGGCAAGCCGGTGGCGGCCGCGATCAACGGCCTGGCGCTGGGCGGCGGTCTGGAAGTCACCCTGGCCTGCCACTACCGCGTGGTCGGCGACAGTCCGAAGATCCAGCTGGGCCTGCCCGAGATCAAGGTCGGCCTGTTCCCCGGTGGCGGCGCCACCCAGCGGCTGACGCGCCTGATCGGCGTCCAGGCGGCGATGACGGCGATGAGCTCGGGTTCGTCCTGGCGTCCGAACGACGCCAGGGGTGCGGGCGTGGTGCATGAGGTCGTGCCCGCCGGCACCGAGGTCGAGGCGGCCAAGGCCTGGATCAGGGGCGGCGGCAAGGCCGTCCAGCCGTGGGATGACAAGTCGTTCAAACAGCCCGGCGGCGGCCCCTATCACCCGGCCGGCATCCAGAACTTCCTCGTCGGCAATGCGATGCTGAGGAAGCAGTCCTACGGCAACTATCCGGCCGTGGTGAACCTGATGAAGGCCGTCTATGAAGGGATTCAGGTGCCGATGGATGCGGCCCTGCGGATCGAGACCCGCTATTTCATCAAGACCCTGATGACGCCCCAGGCCCAGGGCATGATCCGGTCGCTGTTCCTGTCCAAGCAGGAGCTGGACAAGGGGGCCGTGCGTCCCGCCGGTATCCCCGCCTCCGACCCGAAGAAGGTCACCGTCATCGGGGCCGGCATGATGGGCGCGGGCATCGCCTATGTGCAGGCGCTCGCCGGAATCCAGACCATCCTGATCGACCGCGATCAGGAGAGCGCCGACAAGGGCAAGGCCCATGTCGAGGAGCTGCTGAAGAAGCGCCTGTCCAAGGGACAGATTACGCAAGAGAAGTTTGACGCCCTGCTGGCCTCCGTCGTCGCCACCACGGACTACGACCAGATCAAGGGCTCGGACCTGGTCATCGAGGCGGTGTTCGAGAACCGCGAGATCAAGGCCGATGTGACGAAGCGGGCCGAGGCCCAGCTGGCCCCCGGTGCCGTGTTCGGCTCCAACACCTCGACCCTGCCGATCACCGGTCTGGCCGAGGCCAGCGTGCGGCCCGAGGACTTCATCGGCATTCACTTCTTCTCGCCCGTCGACAAGATGATGCTGGTCGAGATCATCCTGGGCGAAAAGACCGGCCCGGCCGCGATCGCCAAGGCTCTGGACTATATCATCAAGATCAAGAAGACGCCGATCGTCGTCAACGACGGCCGCGGCTTCTACACCTCGCGCTGCTTCGGCACCTATGTGGCCGAGGGGCTGGCGATGCTGGAGGAGGGTTACGCCCCCGCCCTGATCGACAACCTGGGCCGGATGACCGGCATGCCGCGCGGCCCGCTGGAAATGCACGACGACGTCGCGCTGGACCTGTCGGTCAAGATCGCCAAACAGACGGCGCTGGACCTCGGCGACGCCTATGTGCCGATCGAGGGCCACGAGATCGTCCGCAAGATGGTCGAGGACCTGGGTCGCTATGGCCGCAAGAACGGCAAGGGCTTCTACGACTATGACACCAAGCCCAAGACACTCTGGTCCGGCCTGTCGGATCTGGCCACGGTCACCATCAACGACTCCACACCCGAGCTGATCGAGGACCAGAAGCGCCGCCTGCTTTACCGCCAGGCCGTCGAGGTCGCCAAATGCTGGGAAGAGGGCGTCATCGACGACCCGCGCGAGGCCGACGTCGGCGCCATCCTGGCCTGGGGCTTTGCGCCCTGGACCGGCGGCCCCATCACCATGATCGACCAGATCGGGCTGAAGGCCTTTGTGGCCCAGGCGGACGAATACGCTGACCGTTACGGTGACCGGTTCCACGTACCGCAGCTGCTGCGCGACATGGCCGCCAGGGGCGAGACCTTCTACGGCAACTTCACCGGGGTGAAGGCCGCCGCCTGA
- a CDS encoding alpha/beta fold hydrolase, whose amino-acid sequence MRRFLLLILALLTLPGLAVAQAQVPSRPFTSDRIVVSVRGSGPDVILIPGLASTGAVWRRTADRLDDTHRVHIVSIRGFGDVPSGANTHGTLVGPVAAELRRYIAGARLDRPAIIGHSMGGLVALRAAADAGRDQRGGAIGRVMVVDATPFFPSLISPGATVGDVEPIARIAYQALLFLGDEALRTQGTALGDQLGGASDSVFSAVGWQGGDRQVLAQGLYEVMTTDLRNRLPDIMAPVTVVYGWSPDDRSPRAHLDGLFQAGYRNLPRPARFERIEGAEHMVMIDQPGRFLAAVTRFLS is encoded by the coding sequence ATGCGCCGCTTCCTCCTGCTGATCCTCGCCCTGCTGACCCTGCCCGGTCTGGCCGTGGCCCAGGCCCAGGTGCCATCCCGGCCGTTCACCTCCGACCGGATCGTGGTTTCGGTCCGTGGCAGCGGCCCGGACGTCATCCTGATCCCCGGTCTGGCCTCGACCGGCGCGGTGTGGCGGCGCACGGCCGACCGGCTGGACGACACCCACCGGGTCCACATCGTCTCGATCCGGGGCTTCGGTGACGTGCCGTCCGGAGCCAACACCCATGGGACACTGGTCGGGCCGGTCGCGGCCGAGCTGCGCCGCTATATCGCCGGGGCGCGGCTCGATCGCCCGGCCATCATCGGCCACTCCATGGGCGGTCTGGTGGCGCTGCGGGCCGCCGCCGATGCCGGGCGGGACCAGCGGGGCGGGGCCATCGGCCGGGTCATGGTGGTGGACGCCACGCCCTTCTTCCCCTCCCTGATCAGCCCCGGAGCCACGGTCGGCGACGTCGAGCCGATCGCGCGGATCGCCTATCAGGCCCTGCTGTTCCTCGGCGACGAGGCCCTGCGCACCCAGGGCACGGCGCTGGGCGACCAGCTGGGCGGAGCGTCGGACAGTGTCTTTTCCGCCGTCGGCTGGCAGGGCGGCGACCGCCAGGTCCTGGCGCAAGGGTTGTACGAGGTCATGACCACCGACCTGAGGAACCGCCTGCCCGACATCATGGCCCCCGTCACCGTCGTCTACGGCTGGAGCCCCGACGACCGGTCGCCCCGGGCGCATCTGGACGGCCTGTTCCAGGCCGGGTACCGCAACCTGCCCCGCCCCGCACGCTTCGAGCGGATCGAGGGGGCCGAGCACATGGTCATGATCGACCAGCCGGGGCGGTTCCTGGCGGCGGTGACGCGGTTTTTAAGTTAG
- the lysA gene encoding diaminopimelate decarboxylase: MDHFQLRDGTLHAEDVPLDALAVEVGTPAYVYSTATLSRHYGVLRDAVAAHPAAFGDALIAFAVKANANLSVLATLARLGSGADTVSEGEIRRALRAGIPAGKIIFSGVGKTDAELAWALDVGVRQINVESPAELDRLIAVAAEKGRVPDIAIRVNPKIGAGGHAKITTGGEGDKFGIPADEAMALYARAAASPHVTPVGLACHIGSQIIDLSPLEAAFRLLREMTLTLRGQGLSVTRLDLGGGLGVPYSGGAETASVADYAAMAAGVLDGLAVEAAFEPGRLLAANAGVLLARVIQITERADGRRFLVLDAAMNDLVRPAMYDAFHEVKPVTPRDGDRIAYDIVGPVCETGDTFARARDLPPLQAGDLVVFTGAGAYGAVMASEYNSRPLVPEVLVDGERRAVVRGRPTYEEMLAREAVAGWLS, encoded by the coding sequence TTGGATCATTTCCAGCTGCGGGACGGCACCCTTCACGCCGAAGACGTGCCGCTCGACGCCCTCGCGGTCGAGGTCGGGACACCGGCCTATGTCTATTCGACCGCGACCCTGAGCCGGCACTATGGCGTGCTGAGGGACGCCGTCGCCGCCCATCCGGCCGCGTTCGGCGACGCCCTGATCGCCTTTGCGGTCAAGGCCAACGCCAATCTGTCGGTGCTGGCGACCCTGGCCCGGCTGGGATCGGGGGCGGACACGGTGTCGGAGGGCGAGATCCGCCGCGCCCTGAGGGCGGGCATTCCGGCCGGAAAGATCATCTTCTCCGGCGTCGGCAAGACCGATGCCGAGCTGGCCTGGGCGCTGGACGTCGGGGTGCGCCAGATCAATGTCGAGAGCCCGGCCGAGCTGGATCGCCTGATCGCGGTGGCGGCCGAGAAGGGGCGCGTTCCCGACATCGCCATCCGGGTGAACCCCAAGATCGGCGCGGGCGGCCATGCCAAGATCACCACGGGCGGCGAGGGCGACAAGTTCGGCATCCCGGCCGACGAGGCCATGGCCCTGTATGCCCGCGCGGCCGCCAGCCCGCATGTGACTCCCGTCGGTCTGGCCTGCCATATCGGCAGCCAGATCATCGACCTGTCTCCGCTGGAGGCCGCCTTTCGCCTGCTGCGCGAGATGACATTGACCCTGCGCGGACAGGGCCTGTCGGTCACCCGGCTGGACCTCGGCGGCGGTCTGGGCGTGCCCTATTCCGGTGGGGCCGAGACGGCGTCGGTCGCCGACTATGCGGCCATGGCGGCGGGCGTGCTGGACGGGCTGGCGGTCGAGGCCGCGTTCGAGCCGGGCCGCCTGCTGGCCGCCAACGCGGGCGTGCTGCTGGCCCGGGTGATCCAGATCACGGAGCGGGCGGACGGCCGGCGGTTTCTGGTGCTGGACGCCGCCATGAACGACCTGGTCCGGCCGGCCATGTATGACGCCTTCCATGAGGTGAAGCCGGTCACGCCGCGCGACGGCGACCGGATCGCCTATGACATCGTCGGCCCCGTCTGCGAGACCGGCGACACCTTCGCCCGCGCCCGCGACCTGCCCCCGCTCCAGGCCGGAGACCTGGTCGTCTTCACCGGGGCCGGGGCTTACGGCGCAGTCATGGCGAGCGAATACAACAGCCGCCCTCTGGTGCCGGAGGTGCTGGTGGACGGGGAGCGCCGGGCGGTGGTGCGCGGGCGGCCGACGTATGAGGAGATGCTGGCGCGGGAAGCCGTGGCGGGGTGGCTCAGCTAG
- the argH gene encoding argininosuccinate lyase has translation MQAINVSIGVDRRLWAQDLAGSRAHCRMLIARGIVTAGDGAAILSGLDTIQAEIEAGTFPFRDEYEDIHLNVEARLSELIGEPSGRLHTARSRNDQVALDFRLWVRDACDRTIAQLIALQQALLARAEQHAGDLMPGFTHLQTAQPVTLGHHLMAYVEMFGRDAGRFADARARMNESPLGAAALAGSPFPIDRHATAQALGFDRPMGNSLDAVSDRDFALETLAAASITAGHLSRFAEEIVVWMTPMFGFASLPDDLTTGSSIMPQKRNPDAAELVRAKTGRILGSFVALSTVMKGLPLAYSKDMQEDKPPVFEAMDALDLALTAMTAMVTAFRPNTVRMAESAGWGFSTATDLADWLVREADLPFRQAHHVTGAAVKRAEALGVGLAQLPLKELQALHPAITEEVYKVLTPEASCASRQSFGGTAPEQVRARIVEWKARLA, from the coding sequence ATGCAGGCGATCAACGTCTCGATCGGCGTGGACAGGCGCCTTTGGGCACAGGACCTGGCAGGATCGCGGGCGCATTGCCGCATGCTGATCGCCCGGGGGATCGTCACGGCCGGCGATGGCGCAGCCATCCTGTCCGGTCTCGACACCATCCAGGCCGAGATCGAGGCCGGAACCTTCCCCTTCCGCGACGAATACGAGGACATCCATCTGAACGTGGAGGCCCGGCTGTCCGAGCTGATCGGCGAGCCGTCGGGGCGGCTGCATACGGCTCGCAGCCGGAACGACCAGGTGGCGCTGGATTTCCGCCTGTGGGTCCGCGATGCCTGTGACCGCACCATTGCGCAGCTGATCGCGCTGCAGCAGGCCCTGCTGGCCCGGGCCGAACAGCACGCCGGCGACCTGATGCCCGGCTTCACCCATCTGCAGACCGCCCAGCCGGTGACCCTGGGTCATCACCTGATGGCCTATGTCGAGATGTTCGGACGCGACGCAGGCCGGTTCGCCGACGCCCGCGCCCGGATGAATGAGAGCCCGCTGGGGGCCGCGGCCCTGGCCGGCTCGCCCTTCCCCATCGACCGCCACGCGACGGCGCAGGCCCTGGGATTCGACCGGCCGATGGGCAATTCGCTCGACGCCGTGTCCGACCGGGATTTCGCGCTGGAGACGCTGGCGGCCGCCTCGATCACGGCGGGCCACCTGTCGCGGTTCGCCGAGGAGATCGTGGTCTGGATGACGCCGATGTTCGGCTTTGCGTCCCTGCCCGACGACCTGACGACCGGCTCCTCGATCATGCCGCAGAAGCGCAACCCCGACGCCGCCGAACTGGTGCGGGCCAAGACCGGCCGCATCCTGGGATCGTTCGTCGCCCTGTCGACCGTGATGAAGGGCCTGCCGCTGGCCTATTCCAAGGACATGCAGGAGGACAAGCCGCCGGTGTTCGAGGCTATGGACGCGCTGGACCTGGCCCTGACGGCCATGACGGCGATGGTGACGGCGTTCCGGCCGAACACCGTCCGGATGGCCGAGTCAGCGGGCTGGGGCTTTTCGACCGCCACCGACCTGGCCGACTGGCTGGTGCGCGAGGCCGACCTGCCGTTCCGCCAGGCGCACCATGTGACGGGCGCGGCAGTGAAGCGGGCGGAGGCTCTGGGCGTGGGTCTGGCGCAACTGCCGCTGAAAGAACTGCAGGCCCTGCATCCCGCCATCACCGAAGAGGTTTACAAGGTGCTGACCCCTGAGGCTTCCTGCGCCAGCCGCCAGAGTTTCGGGGGCACCGCGCCGGAACAGGTCCGCGCGCGCATCGTCGAATGGAAGGCGCGTCTCGCATGA